The following coding sequences lie in one Mesorhizobium sp. NZP2298 genomic window:
- a CDS encoding type II toxin-antitoxin system ParD family antitoxin, giving the protein MANVEKVSVALTPEMASMMREVVAAGEYASASEVMREALREWKFRRMQRDQAVDELGRLWDEGMASGNAVDGGEAFARIKSKLDARIAERTSR; this is encoded by the coding sequence ATGGCCAATGTCGAGAAAGTGAGCGTTGCCCTCACCCCTGAAATGGCAAGCATGATGCGGGAGGTCGTTGCGGCGGGCGAATACGCCTCGGCGAGCGAAGTCATGCGTGAGGCGCTGCGCGAATGGAAATTTCGCCGGATGCAGCGTGATCAGGCTGTCGACGAATTGGGCCGGCTTTGGGATGAAGGTATGGCAAGCGGTAACGCCGTCGACGGTGGCGAAGCCTTCGCTCGGATCAAAAGCAAGCTCGATGCCAGGATCGCCGAGCGCACGTCGCGATGA
- a CDS encoding ester cyclase, which yields MTQTDLYRGYIDCLNNQDWQRLHRFVHDEVHYNGDRVGLSGYRAMLERDFREIPDLYFDVQLLIAEPPFIASRLQFNCTPKGTFFGLPINGKKVSFSENVFYEYLDDRIRNVWSVIDKAAIEAQI from the coding sequence GTGACCCAAACCGACCTCTATCGAGGCTATATCGACTGCCTCAACAACCAGGATTGGCAAAGGCTGCATCGCTTCGTCCATGACGAGGTGCACTATAATGGCGACCGGGTCGGCCTGTCAGGCTACCGCGCCATGCTGGAACGGGATTTCCGGGAAATTCCGGACCTCTATTTCGACGTCCAGCTGCTGATTGCCGAGCCACCCTTCATCGCTAGCCGCCTTCAGTTCAACTGCACGCCGAAGGGGACCTTTTTCGGCTTGCCCATCAACGGCAAAAAGGTCTCGTTCAGCGAGAACGTGTTTTATGAGTATCTGGATGACCGGATCAGGAACGTGTGGTCGGTCATCGACAAGGCGGCGATCGAAGCGCAGATTTGA
- a CDS encoding GNAT family N-acetyltransferase has protein sequence MMTNNSIRFRPAEPADAAAIRDIVRSAYAKWVPVIGREPLPMRADYDKAVAEHPFDLAIADGRVVGMIETVLADDHLWIENVCVAPRAQGRGIGRLLLERAERKALEAGRPELRLLTNGAFAANVSLYKWHGYVIDREEPFMGGMTVYMSKKLIR, from the coding sequence GTGATGACGAATAATTCCATCCGGTTTCGGCCGGCCGAGCCCGCTGACGCTGCCGCGATCAGGGACATCGTGCGATCAGCCTATGCCAAATGGGTGCCGGTGATCGGCCGCGAGCCGCTGCCCATGCGCGCCGATTACGACAAGGCCGTTGCCGAGCATCCGTTCGATCTTGCAATCGCGGACGGCCGCGTCGTCGGCATGATCGAAACCGTGCTGGCCGACGACCACCTGTGGATCGAGAATGTCTGCGTGGCGCCACGGGCGCAGGGCAGGGGCATCGGCCGGCTGTTGCTGGAGCGGGCCGAACGGAAGGCGCTCGAAGCCGGTCGCCCGGAGCTGCGTCTGCTGACCAATGGTGCTTTCGCCGCCAATGTGTCGTTGTACAAATGGCACGGCTATGTGATCGACCGGGAGGAGCCATTCATGGGCGGCATGACGGTCTATATGAGCAAGAAATTGATACGATAG
- a CDS encoding ACT domain-containing protein, translated as MAARIKLKQLPGLYVISRLEAGDGIPAWADGPGFVSITRTDDELSVVCLQDRVPDSVRQDGEWVAIKLQGPFAFDETGIVLSVIRPLSENGLGIFVVSTFDGDHLLVKAADQEAARRLLGEAGHTLL; from the coding sequence ATGGCTGCCAGGATCAAATTGAAGCAACTTCCCGGGCTTTACGTGATCTCGCGGCTCGAGGCGGGCGACGGCATTCCCGCTTGGGCGGACGGACCGGGCTTCGTCAGCATCACCAGGACCGACGACGAGCTCTCGGTCGTCTGCCTGCAAGATCGCGTTCCGGATAGTGTCAGGCAGGACGGAGAATGGGTCGCCATCAAATTGCAGGGGCCCTTTGCTTTCGACGAAACCGGCATCGTGTTGTCGGTCATCCGGCCGCTGTCGGAAAACGGGCTGGGCATCTTCGTGGTATCCACCTTCGACGGCGATCATCTGCTGGTGAAAGCGGCGGATCAGGAAGCGGCGAGAAGGCTGTTGGGCGAGGCGGGACATACGCTGCTGTAA
- a CDS encoding aldehyde dehydrogenase family protein gives MSHNLQFYIDGAWVDPVVPKTLDVIDPSNEDAFAQISLGSKADVDKAVAAAKRAFNTFGFTSVEERLDILNRVIEVYKKRSKDLALAVSREMGAPRQMALDSQVGVGLAHLQKMAETLKTFQFRHVKGSALIVKEPIGVVGLITPWNWPLNQITCKVGPALAAGCTMVLKPSEIAPLDAIIFAEIIDEAGVPKGVFNLVNGDGPGVGQALSSHPDVDMMSFTGSTRAGILVAKAAADTVKRVHQELGGKSANILFPDVDLATAVTKGVAGCFGNSGQSCNAPTRMFVPRERHDEAAGYAKAAAEKFVVGPADGANTKLGPVVSQVQFDKIQDLIQSGIDEGATLVAGGPGRPAELNRGYYIRPTVFADVTHDMRIAREEIFGPVLAILPYDTVEQAVEQANDTVYGLASYIQAKDIQKARDVAARMRSGNVYINYPTWDAGLPFGGYKQSGNGREYAEYGLEDFLEIKGIAGYEAAE, from the coding sequence ATGTCACACAATCTGCAGTTCTATATCGACGGCGCGTGGGTCGATCCTGTCGTGCCCAAGACGCTCGATGTCATCGATCCCTCGAACGAGGATGCCTTCGCGCAGATCTCGCTCGGCTCCAAGGCCGATGTCGACAAGGCGGTGGCCGCCGCCAAGCGCGCCTTCAATACATTCGGCTTCACCTCGGTCGAAGAGCGGCTCGACATCCTGAACCGCGTCATCGAGGTCTACAAGAAGCGCTCCAAGGACCTGGCGCTCGCCGTATCGCGCGAGATGGGCGCGCCGCGCCAGATGGCGCTCGACAGCCAGGTTGGCGTTGGCCTTGCACATCTGCAGAAGATGGCCGAGACGCTGAAGACCTTCCAGTTTCGCCACGTCAAGGGCAGCGCGCTGATCGTCAAGGAGCCTATCGGCGTCGTCGGCCTGATCACGCCGTGGAACTGGCCGCTGAACCAGATCACCTGCAAGGTCGGCCCCGCGCTCGCCGCAGGCTGCACCATGGTGCTGAAGCCGTCCGAAATCGCGCCGCTCGACGCCATCATCTTCGCCGAGATCATCGACGAGGCGGGCGTGCCGAAGGGCGTGTTCAACCTCGTCAACGGCGATGGCCCTGGCGTTGGCCAGGCACTGTCCAGCCACCCCGACGTGGACATGATGTCGTTCACCGGTTCGACCCGGGCCGGCATATTGGTGGCCAAGGCCGCCGCCGACACGGTCAAGCGCGTGCACCAGGAGCTTGGCGGCAAGTCGGCCAACATCCTGTTTCCGGATGTCGACCTCGCCACCGCGGTCACCAAGGGCGTCGCCGGCTGCTTCGGCAACAGCGGCCAGTCCTGCAACGCGCCGACCCGCATGTTCGTGCCGCGCGAGCGTCACGACGAGGCGGCGGGCTATGCCAAGGCGGCAGCCGAAAAGTTCGTGGTCGGCCCGGCCGACGGCGCCAACACCAAGCTTGGCCCTGTCGTCAGCCAGGTCCAGTTCGACAAGATCCAGGACCTGATCCAGAGCGGCATCGACGAGGGCGCGACGCTGGTCGCCGGCGGCCCCGGCCGCCCGGCCGAACTCAACCGCGGCTACTATATCAGGCCGACCGTGTTCGCCGACGTCACCCACGACATGCGCATCGCGCGCGAAGAGATCTTCGGCCCGGTGCTGGCGATCCTGCCCTATGACACGGTCGAACAGGCGGTCGAGCAGGCCAACGACACCGTCTACGGCCTTGCCTCCTACATCCAGGCCAAGGACATCCAGAAGGCCCGCGACGTGGCGGCGCGCATGCGTTCCGGCAACGTCTACATCAACTACCCGACCTGGGACGCCGGCCTGCCCTTCGGCGGCTACAAGCAGTCGGGCAATGGCCGCGAATACGCCGAATACGGACTTGAGGATTTCCTCGAGATCAAGGGCATCGCGGGGTACGAGGCGGCGGAATAA
- a CDS encoding MbcA/ParS/Xre antitoxin family protein: MQLQSIVTTPATVGSAISDEEAGALARTTVNLFKAWNLTDLEACILLGGMSARTWARWKEGGIGRIDRDLRTRMAHLMGIHKGLRYLFTEPARGYAWIRKPNATFGGQSALDLMLRGEISDLAAMREWLDAERGAW; the protein is encoded by the coding sequence ATGCAGCTTCAGTCCATCGTCACAACGCCGGCCACGGTCGGCAGCGCCATCTCGGATGAGGAGGCGGGCGCCCTGGCGCGCACCACGGTCAATCTGTTCAAAGCGTGGAACCTGACCGATCTGGAGGCCTGCATCCTGCTCGGCGGGATGTCCGCACGCACCTGGGCACGCTGGAAGGAAGGCGGCATCGGGCGGATCGACCGCGACCTGCGCACCCGCATGGCGCATCTGATGGGCATCCACAAAGGCTTGCGCTATCTCTTCACCGAGCCGGCGCGCGGTTATGCCTGGATCCGAAAGCCCAATGCCACTTTCGGCGGCCAGTCGGCGCTCGACCTGATGCTGCGCGGCGAAATCTCCGACCTTGCCGCCATGCGCGAATGGCTCGATGCGGAGCGTGGTGCATGGTGA
- a CDS encoding RES family NAD+ phosphorylase: protein MVSGFAVRRRVHWHQTFRIIRSIHPPIDLFEDIADPRDWEALASVEEKTNPRIRLEIGDLGKVAAARRVSGPGASFVMAPFVHCSTLRPGRFSDGSYGLYYAGDSEDVALAETIHHHQNFMRATKEDPGWTADFRVLIGSVDRDLDDVNAVPGVLDPDDYTASQAEGQALRAQGSDGLVWNSVRMPDGQCIGIFWPDVIPVPVQGRHYSYHWDGKRVDFVRQHDTGKVLAVT, encoded by the coding sequence ATGGTGAGTGGGTTCGCGGTCCGGCGCCGCGTCCACTGGCACCAGACTTTTCGCATCATCCGCTCCATCCATCCGCCGATCGACCTGTTCGAGGACATTGCCGATCCGCGCGATTGGGAGGCGCTGGCGTCCGTCGAGGAGAAGACCAACCCGCGCATCCGGCTGGAGATCGGCGACCTCGGCAAGGTGGCGGCGGCCAGGCGGGTGTCCGGTCCCGGCGCCAGCTTCGTCATGGCGCCCTTCGTGCATTGTTCGACGCTGCGGCCGGGCCGCTTCTCCGATGGCAGCTATGGCCTCTATTATGCCGGCGACAGCGAGGATGTGGCGCTGGCCGAAACCATCCACCATCACCAGAATTTCATGCGCGCCACCAAGGAGGATCCGGGCTGGACGGCTGACTTTCGCGTGCTGATCGGCAGCGTCGACCGCGACCTCGATGACGTCAACGCCGTGCCCGGCGTGCTCGACCCGGACGATTACACCGCCTCGCAGGCGGAAGGGCAGGCGCTGCGGGCGCAAGGCAGCGACGGGCTGGTGTGGAACAGCGTGCGCATGCCGGACGGGCAATGCATCGGCATTTTCTGGCCCGACGTCATTCCGGTCCCGGTGCAGGGCCGGCACTACAGCTACCACTGGGATGGCAAGCGTGTGGATTTCGTGCGCCAGCACGATACGGGCAAGGTGCTGGCGGTCACCTGA
- a CDS encoding ArsR/SmtB family transcription factor, whose translation MDRDIILKALAHPVRRDVLAWLKEPEKHFTAQEHPLEMGVCASQFERCGLAQSTVSAHLATLASAGLVTTRRVGQWVFYKRNEETIAAFQAALSDL comes from the coding sequence ATGGACCGCGACATCATATTGAAGGCGCTGGCGCATCCGGTTCGACGCGATGTCCTGGCGTGGCTGAAGGAGCCTGAAAAGCACTTCACCGCGCAGGAGCATCCGCTCGAAATGGGCGTCTGCGCCAGCCAGTTCGAACGTTGCGGCCTGGCGCAGTCCACCGTGTCGGCGCATCTGGCGACGCTTGCGTCGGCCGGCCTCGTCACCACGCGGCGGGTCGGCCAATGGGTGTTCTACAAGCGCAACGAAGAAACCATCGCCGCCTTTCAGGCCGCCTTGTCCGATCTCTGA